The following proteins are co-located in the Paludibaculum fermentans genome:
- a CDS encoding serine/threonine-protein kinase has translation MTAERWARVKAIFGHALEIPPAERSAYIEESSEDPEIREEVESLLAAADEAGAFIEQPALAPPAASATEFPAPGDRVGIYSIIQKVGEGGMGSVFQALRDDGEFRRLVAVKILKRGMDTDHVLRRFENEKQILAHFDHPHIAKVLDAGVTPDQRPFFVMEFYAAQPIDTYCHEKRLSIDQRLELFQKVCGAVEYAHRNLIVHRDLKPGNILVTAEGEPRLLDFGIAKVLTDEGKMTRAGVHLMTPEYASPEQIKGDPVNTATDIYSLGVMLYEILTGAHPFPGRRNGTFPLAPADLDQPPRAPSTRVKTHAGRAHDEQAEPPALPGGMSSIQRWSGSLRGDLDNIVLKALDPDVSRRYPSVEQLSADIDRYLHGLPVSAAGDSFLYLMRKFARRNWLAVSSAALVVLALAIGLTVASYQARVARRERARAEQREGEVRQLAQTLIFDLHDAIRNLPGATPVRQELLKKATRALDSLAKGATNSLDLRLELSDAYVRLGSVEGSPSESNLGDSRAALQGYLKAKELLDAIPEKDRNPEVLGRLADVYDRIGEVLRNVGERANGNDHSARSIAFREKAAALQPTSIPAQRSLAIAYFTGSRLAVDTGQYEEAERLAQQALKTFQVVYDSNRASERGRYNLALSLKSLAALRSHAQNPQGALELSKRAIELDKLQVQAKPNDLSAKLDLAIDYSELAEAEAKLGQNEQAVRDYEQSRTLREELLKRDVKNARLKDRTAFINRQEGLLLIDLNRRPEAFKLLQRALALQLELMATSNDVEGRTRLAESRGALGMWYCADGQKAEGLPMLKGAVAEFQAVDQSQQLSSPDQAMRRHLEERLANCSKSGK, from the coding sequence GTGACGGCTGAACGCTGGGCGCGGGTGAAGGCCATTTTCGGACACGCCCTGGAGATACCGCCGGCTGAGCGGAGCGCCTACATCGAGGAGTCGAGCGAGGACCCCGAAATCCGCGAGGAGGTCGAGTCCCTGCTGGCTGCAGCGGACGAAGCCGGCGCCTTCATCGAGCAACCCGCGCTGGCGCCGCCGGCGGCATCCGCAACGGAATTCCCGGCTCCGGGTGATCGGGTGGGCATCTATTCCATTATCCAGAAGGTCGGCGAAGGCGGCATGGGCTCGGTCTTCCAGGCCCTGCGTGACGACGGTGAGTTCCGCCGCCTGGTGGCGGTGAAGATCCTCAAGCGCGGCATGGACACTGACCATGTGCTGCGCCGCTTTGAGAACGAGAAGCAGATTCTCGCCCACTTCGACCATCCGCACATTGCAAAGGTGCTGGATGCGGGTGTTACCCCCGATCAGCGGCCGTTCTTTGTGATGGAGTTCTATGCGGCGCAGCCCATCGACACCTACTGCCACGAGAAGCGGCTCTCCATCGATCAAAGGCTGGAACTCTTTCAAAAGGTCTGCGGCGCGGTGGAGTACGCCCATCGCAACCTGATCGTCCATCGCGACCTGAAGCCGGGCAACATCCTGGTGACCGCCGAGGGCGAGCCGCGGCTGCTGGACTTCGGCATCGCCAAGGTTCTCACCGACGAGGGCAAGATGACACGGGCCGGCGTTCACCTGATGACGCCGGAATATGCCAGTCCCGAGCAGATTAAGGGCGATCCGGTAAACACGGCCACTGATATCTACTCTCTCGGCGTGATGCTGTATGAGATTCTGACCGGCGCCCATCCGTTCCCGGGACGGCGCAATGGGACCTTCCCGCTTGCCCCGGCCGATTTGGACCAGCCGCCCAGGGCGCCCAGTACGAGAGTGAAGACCCATGCCGGCCGGGCACACGACGAACAGGCCGAACCGCCGGCGCTGCCCGGAGGCATGTCTTCGATCCAGCGTTGGAGCGGCTCGCTTCGAGGGGATCTCGACAACATAGTTCTTAAAGCGCTGGATCCGGATGTTTCGCGCCGCTACCCTTCGGTAGAGCAGCTTTCGGCCGATATCGACCGCTATCTGCACGGCCTACCGGTGAGCGCCGCCGGCGACAGCTTCCTGTATCTGATGCGGAAATTCGCGCGGCGGAACTGGCTGGCGGTGAGCTCGGCGGCACTGGTCGTGCTGGCGCTCGCCATCGGCCTGACCGTGGCCAGCTATCAGGCCCGTGTGGCCCGTCGGGAGAGGGCTCGGGCCGAGCAACGGGAAGGGGAAGTCCGCCAGCTTGCCCAGACGCTCATCTTCGATTTGCACGACGCCATCAGGAACCTGCCCGGCGCGACGCCCGTCCGGCAGGAGCTGCTGAAGAAGGCGACGCGCGCCCTGGACAGCCTGGCCAAGGGCGCGACGAACAGCCTGGATCTGCGGCTGGAGCTGTCGGATGCTTACGTGCGGCTGGGTAGTGTGGAAGGCTCGCCCAGCGAGTCCAACCTCGGCGATAGCCGCGCGGCGCTGCAAGGCTACCTCAAAGCCAAGGAACTGCTGGATGCGATCCCGGAGAAGGACCGCAACCCCGAAGTGCTGGGCCGGCTGGCCGATGTCTACGACCGCATTGGCGAGGTATTGCGGAATGTAGGTGAGCGGGCGAACGGAAATGATCACTCGGCCCGCTCGATCGCTTTTCGGGAGAAGGCAGCGGCGCTGCAGCCCACCAGCATTCCGGCGCAGCGCTCCCTGGCCATCGCCTACTTCACCGGCAGCCGGCTGGCCGTCGACACAGGTCAATACGAGGAAGCCGAACGCCTCGCCCAACAGGCCCTCAAGACATTTCAGGTGGTCTACGATTCCAACCGCGCCAGCGAGCGGGGCCGTTACAATCTGGCCTTGTCGCTGAAGTCGCTGGCCGCGCTACGGTCGCACGCCCAGAATCCCCAGGGCGCGCTGGAGCTCTCTAAACGCGCGATCGAGCTGGATAAGTTGCAGGTGCAGGCCAAACCAAACGACTTGTCGGCGAAGCTGGACCTGGCGATCGACTATAGCGAACTGGCCGAGGCGGAGGCCAAGCTGGGACAGAACGAGCAGGCCGTGCGCGACTACGAGCAGTCGCGGACCCTCCGCGAAGAGCTGCTGAAGCGCGATGTGAAGAACGCCCGCCTCAAGGACCGGACCGCGTTCATCAACAGGCAGGAAGGGCTGCTCCTCATCGATCTCAATCGGCGGCCCGAGGCCTTCAAACTGCTGCAGCGGGCGCTGGCCTTGCAGTTGGAACTGATGGCGACTTCGAACGATGTGGAGGGCCGCACCCGGCTGGCCGAGTCCAGGGGCGCTCTCGGCATGTGGTACTGCGCCGATGGCCAGAAGGCAGAGGGCCTGCCGATGCTGAAGGGCGCTGTAGCGGAGTTCCAGGCGGTGGACCAGTCGCAGCAACTCTCCTCGCCCGATCAAGCCATGCGGCGCCATCTGGAGGAGCGGCTGGCCAACTGCTCCAAATCCGGCAAATAG
- a CDS encoding HAD family acid phosphatase produces MHIHRISRFALTVSALLVSCLAPCALAETPRTITLEELARSLPKEPINVVFDVDDTVLFTSPGFQWGSRTYGPQIVSAGVSVREEDLPSDEDRRKYREFWTKMNNELDQYSVKKWIASELIALHKSRGDRIYFVTKRIYTGSEKLTGLLRSEFGLPADSPAVIFTSRQPKTKAFKDIKAQVSYGDSDGDIRDSIQAGARPIRVLRSPASVNHEPTHNGGFGEEVLYNSEND; encoded by the coding sequence ATGCACATCCACCGCATCTCCCGATTTGCCCTGACCGTTTCCGCCCTGCTTGTTTCGTGCCTCGCACCGTGCGCACTGGCGGAAACGCCGCGCACCATTACGTTGGAGGAGCTGGCCCGCAGCCTGCCCAAGGAGCCCATCAACGTCGTTTTCGACGTCGATGATACGGTGCTCTTCACCTCGCCGGGGTTCCAGTGGGGTTCCCGCACCTACGGCCCGCAGATCGTCTCGGCCGGCGTCTCAGTACGCGAGGAAGACCTGCCGTCCGATGAAGACCGCCGCAAGTACCGCGAGTTCTGGACGAAGATGAACAACGAGCTCGACCAGTACAGCGTGAAGAAGTGGATCGCGAGCGAGTTGATCGCCTTGCACAAGTCGCGCGGGGACAGGATCTATTTCGTCACGAAGCGGATCTACACCGGCAGCGAGAAGCTGACCGGTCTGCTGCGCAGCGAATTCGGCTTGCCCGCCGACTCTCCGGCCGTGATCTTCACCAGCCGCCAGCCGAAGACCAAGGCGTTCAAGGACATCAAGGCGCAGGTGAGCTACGGCGACTCCGATGGCGACATTCGCGATTCGATCCAGGCCGGAGCGCGGCCCATCCGCGTCCTGCGCTCCCCCGCCTCGGTGAACCACGAGCCTACGCACAACGGCGGCTTCGGCGAGGAAGTGCTGTACAACTCAGAGAACGACTAA
- a CDS encoding carbon-nitrogen hydrolase family protein yields the protein MRQITCAVIVLAAGLAVRGQEWRQWSPRPEVAPKYSRTGAELTLEGAGNPGVFGGWEQVLPAIQPGQWYRLTGQYRAAGLGYEPLQVPVKLDWQNAQGHRAGQPDYAWRVESSGEWRSVSLEAPAPEGAVSARLQLLLQNAPQGRVSWKDWKLEPIAAPKARPVKVVAVRLKPRGPDPVARFVEMSGAKAPAGTDVILLPEGITVVGTGKTYADVAEPVPGPTTKRLGELAKRKSSWVVAGLYEREGALIYNTAVLIDRTGKYVGRYRKVYIPREELEGGITPGSDFPVFQADFGKVGMMICWDVQYADPARGLALRGAELILMPIWGGNETLAKARAIENHLFLASSGYDFPSLIIDPAGETLARTEDDGTVALSTIDLNRRYLDPWLGDMKARYFRELRGDVTVDPVGRK from the coding sequence ATGCGGCAAATTACCTGTGCGGTGATCGTCCTCGCGGCCGGTTTGGCGGTCCGGGGACAGGAGTGGCGGCAGTGGTCGCCGCGGCCCGAAGTGGCTCCGAAGTACAGCCGGACCGGCGCGGAACTCACCTTGGAAGGGGCAGGGAACCCCGGAGTCTTCGGCGGCTGGGAGCAGGTGCTGCCCGCTATTCAGCCCGGCCAATGGTACCGGCTCACCGGCCAATACCGCGCCGCCGGATTGGGTTACGAGCCTCTGCAGGTGCCCGTGAAGTTGGACTGGCAGAACGCCCAGGGCCATAGGGCCGGCCAGCCGGACTACGCCTGGCGTGTCGAAAGTTCAGGTGAATGGCGGTCGGTTTCGCTGGAAGCTCCGGCTCCGGAAGGCGCCGTGTCCGCCCGGCTCCAACTGCTGCTGCAGAATGCCCCACAGGGGCGCGTGTCCTGGAAAGACTGGAAGCTCGAACCCATCGCCGCGCCCAAGGCCAGGCCGGTCAAAGTGGTGGCGGTTCGCCTGAAACCGCGCGGGCCGGACCCGGTCGCGCGTTTCGTGGAGATGTCCGGCGCAAAGGCTCCGGCGGGGACCGACGTGATCCTGCTGCCCGAAGGCATCACCGTGGTCGGCACGGGCAAGACCTACGCAGACGTGGCGGAGCCGGTGCCGGGTCCGACCACGAAACGGCTGGGCGAACTGGCGAAACGCAAAAGTTCCTGGGTCGTGGCCGGCCTCTACGAGCGGGAAGGCGCCCTCATCTACAACACGGCAGTGCTGATCGACCGCACCGGCAAATACGTCGGCCGCTACCGTAAGGTCTACATCCCCCGTGAAGAACTGGAAGGCGGCATCACGCCCGGCAGCGACTTCCCCGTCTTCCAGGCCGACTTCGGCAAGGTCGGCATGATGATCTGCTGGGACGTGCAATACGCCGATCCGGCGCGCGGCCTGGCGCTGCGCGGAGCGGAACTGATCCTCATGCCCATCTGGGGCGGCAATGAGACCCTGGCCAAGGCCCGCGCGATCGAGAACCACCTCTTCCTCGCGTCCTCGGGCTACGATTTTCCCTCGCTGATCATCGACCCGGCCGGCGAAACCCTGGCGCGTACTGAGGACGACGGCACCGTGGCCCTGTCCACCATCGACCTGAACCGCCGCTATCTCGATCCCTGGCTGGGCGACATGAAAGCGCGCTATTTCCGCGAGTTGCGCGGCGATGTGACCGTCGATCCCGTGGGCCGCAAGTAG
- a CDS encoding TolC family protein, which translates to MDPYRTRDVPAINLANSSRLDSLVRAGNLYLTAQDVVALAIENNIDVEVQRYAPLLAREVLKRAQGGGVLRAVGSGVAAGPQSVSLQGVSLTGGSAGSAGSGVSSGGGILTQLGPSIPTLDPTISAFANFQHTTSPQSNTVLTGTNAFVADTRTYQASYSQNWLFGLGATMSYSSQYTKVNSNFYTLNPYTSGNLDLQLTQNLLQGFGSAVNGRNIRVQKNNLKVTDLQFKLQLITTISAVLNLYWDLVSFQQDVQAREQAVKTAQQLYDDNKRMVEVGTLAEIEVTRAESQLYAAKQDLVISRTNLLQQETVLKNALSRSGVASAELASVHIVALDRIAPPDAAEIGELEKLVAEAAEKRPEIQQSRINLESNNLNLVGIKNSLKPTLQAFAELTNNGLTGDLTALGLAAGAAGSPLVGGYGNLLGQIARRNYPNYSAGFSLNIPLRNRAAQSDYVTSLIEIRQNELNLQKTLNQVRVDVQNAMIGLEQAKARYDAARTSRTLALQTLEADQKKFSLGASTSFQVVQDQRDLANAQSSEVQAMANYTHARISLEQALGRTLDVNHVSVEEAMRGNGGPASKGPDAGQVKQ; encoded by the coding sequence ATGGATCCATACCGGACCCGCGATGTGCCCGCCATCAACTTGGCGAATTCGTCCAGGTTGGACAGCCTGGTGCGGGCGGGGAACCTCTACCTCACGGCGCAGGACGTAGTCGCGCTGGCGATCGAAAACAATATTGACGTGGAAGTACAGCGCTACGCGCCGCTTCTGGCACGGGAAGTCCTGAAGCGCGCCCAGGGCGGCGGCGTTCTCCGCGCGGTGGGTTCGGGCGTGGCGGCGGGACCGCAGAGCGTAAGCCTGCAGGGCGTCAGCCTGACCGGTGGAAGTGCCGGATCGGCCGGCAGCGGCGTCAGTTCCGGCGGCGGCATCCTCACCCAGTTGGGGCCGAGCATCCCGACCCTGGACCCGACCATCTCTGCTTTCGCAAACTTCCAACACACGACGTCTCCCCAGAGCAATACAGTTCTCACTGGTACGAATGCCTTCGTTGCTGACACGCGGACCTACCAGGCCTCCTACTCGCAGAACTGGCTGTTTGGCCTGGGTGCCACCATGAGCTACTCCAGCCAGTACACCAAGGTGAACAGCAACTTCTACACCTTGAATCCTTACACCTCCGGCAATCTGGATCTGCAGTTAACTCAGAACCTGCTGCAAGGGTTCGGTTCCGCGGTGAACGGACGCAACATCCGCGTCCAGAAGAACAATCTAAAGGTCACAGACCTGCAATTCAAGCTGCAGCTCATCACCACCATCTCGGCGGTGCTGAACCTGTATTGGGACCTGGTCAGCTTCCAGCAGGACGTCCAGGCGCGCGAGCAGGCGGTGAAGACGGCCCAGCAGTTGTACGACGACAACAAGCGGATGGTCGAAGTCGGCACGCTGGCTGAGATCGAAGTGACGCGCGCGGAATCGCAACTCTATGCCGCCAAGCAGGATCTCGTGATCTCCCGCACCAACCTGCTGCAACAGGAGACGGTGTTGAAGAACGCACTCAGCCGCTCCGGCGTAGCGAGTGCGGAGCTGGCCTCGGTTCATATCGTTGCTCTCGACCGCATCGCGCCGCCTGACGCGGCTGAGATCGGGGAACTCGAGAAGCTGGTTGCCGAAGCCGCGGAAAAGCGGCCCGAGATTCAGCAGAGCCGGATCAACCTGGAGAGCAACAACCTGAACCTGGTGGGCATCAAGAATTCGCTCAAACCCACACTGCAGGCTTTTGCCGAGCTGACCAACAACGGCTTGACCGGCGACCTGACGGCGCTCGGGCTGGCGGCCGGTGCCGCCGGTTCACCCCTGGTGGGCGGTTACGGCAACCTGTTGGGCCAGATCGCGCGGCGCAACTATCCTAACTACTCGGCCGGGTTCTCCCTGAACATTCCGTTGCGCAATCGTGCCGCCCAGTCGGATTACGTCACCAGCCTTATTGAAATCCGCCAGAACGAGCTGAACCTGCAGAAGACCCTGAATCAGGTGCGGGTGGATGTCCAGAACGCCATGATCGGTCTCGAACAGGCCAAGGCCCGCTACGATGCGGCCAGGACGTCGCGTACGCTGGCGTTGCAGACGCTGGAAGCCGATCAGAAGAAGTTCTCGCTGGGCGCCTCCACTTCCTTCCAGGTAGTGCAGGACCAGCGCGACCTCGCCAACGCGCAGAGTTCGGAAGTGCAGGCGATGGCGAACTACACGCACGCCCGCATCTCTCTCGAGCAGGCGTTGGGCCGCACCCTGGATGTCAATCACGTGTCGGTGGAAGAAGCCATGCGCGGCAACGGCGGGCCGGCTTCCAAAGGGCCCGATGCGGGGCAGGTGAAGCAATGA
- a CDS encoding c-type cytochrome — MKTWTRIVSAIASVSAVVAGTTALYYGLYLPRSTQPRAGSVTMSADRIARGKYLFEVVADCDGCHSERDYSRFGGPVVVSGRGKGQIIPEKGPVSPLVTANITPDKETGLGNWTDGEKIRAIREGISRDGRTLFPMMPYKNFSKMSDYDVESLVAYMNTLAPVKSNLPKMKIPFPINVLMKTYPEPVARVQSPDRGRNAEYGAYLATLGHCMDCHTPADGHNLDESMKFAGGRVFDTPLGKVVSANITPDPDTGIGRWSEDYFVQRFTLQRTYAVNGAPKLQPGQFTLMPWLNLSQMDPDDLSAIYRYLQTQSTIPNKVDKHPGATQTAGF, encoded by the coding sequence ATGAAAACCTGGACCAGGATCGTCTCAGCAATCGCCTCGGTGTCCGCCGTCGTGGCGGGTACAACCGCGCTTTACTATGGACTCTATCTGCCGCGCAGCACGCAGCCGCGCGCCGGCAGCGTTACGATGAGTGCCGACCGCATCGCCCGCGGCAAGTATCTCTTTGAAGTGGTTGCCGACTGCGACGGCTGCCACTCTGAGCGCGACTATTCGCGGTTCGGCGGGCCCGTCGTTGTGTCAGGCCGGGGCAAGGGGCAGATTATCCCGGAGAAGGGTCCGGTGAGTCCGCTGGTCACCGCCAACATTACGCCCGACAAGGAGACGGGACTCGGCAACTGGACGGACGGGGAAAAGATCCGCGCCATCCGCGAAGGCATCAGCCGCGACGGCCGGACTCTGTTCCCCATGATGCCGTACAAGAACTTCAGCAAAATGAGCGACTACGACGTCGAGTCCCTGGTGGCTTACATGAATACGCTCGCTCCGGTGAAGAGCAACCTGCCAAAGATGAAGATCCCGTTCCCCATCAACGTCCTGATGAAGACCTATCCGGAGCCGGTGGCGAGGGTGCAGTCACCCGACCGCGGGCGCAATGCCGAGTACGGAGCCTATCTGGCGACCCTGGGCCATTGCATGGATTGCCACACGCCCGCCGACGGGCATAATTTGGACGAAAGCATGAAGTTTGCAGGCGGACGCGTCTTCGATACGCCGCTGGGCAAGGTGGTGAGCGCCAACATCACGCCGGACCCGGATACCGGAATCGGCCGCTGGTCGGAAGACTACTTCGTCCAGCGTTTCACGCTGCAGCGCACCTACGCCGTCAACGGAGCCCCCAAGTTGCAGCCGGGCCAGTTCACGCTGATGCCCTGGCTGAACCTCTCACAGATGGATCCTGACGATCTTTCGGCGATCTACCGCTACCTGCAGACACAGTCCACCATCCCTAATAAGGTGGACAAGCATCCCGGCGCGACGCAGACGGCGGGCTTCTGA
- a CDS encoding RNA polymerase sigma-70 factor, translating to MHPASDFEQHRSALFGLAYRMLGSAHEAEDIVQEAYLRYAEETAPILSLKPYLMTITARLCLDTLKSARVRREEYAGPWLPEPVLTSTPADTAIEAESLSFAFLVVLETLSPAERAVFLLREVFDYEYVDIAGMLETTEANCRQLLKRARTHIDARRPRFPIPEQRHQALLSSFAQACADGDLHSISAMLVRDAKMYSDGGGKVRAALNPIHGADAISRFFLGVRGKGQPGVTVRIKSVNGQPAVLGYAGDQLVYMAQVRLEGDLISEIYIVANPDKLPSA from the coding sequence ATGCACCCGGCGTCTGATTTCGAGCAGCACCGGTCCGCACTCTTCGGCCTGGCTTACCGGATGCTGGGCTCGGCGCATGAGGCGGAAGACATCGTGCAGGAGGCCTACCTGCGCTATGCCGAGGAGACCGCGCCTATCCTGTCGCTCAAACCCTACCTGATGACGATCACGGCCAGGTTGTGCCTGGACACACTGAAATCGGCCAGGGTCCGGCGTGAAGAGTACGCCGGACCCTGGCTGCCGGAACCCGTCCTCACCTCCACTCCTGCCGACACTGCCATCGAGGCGGAATCCCTCTCGTTCGCCTTCCTGGTCGTCCTGGAGACCCTCTCTCCGGCGGAGCGCGCCGTCTTCCTGCTGCGCGAAGTCTTCGACTACGAGTACGTCGACATCGCTGGCATGCTGGAGACTACCGAGGCCAATTGCCGCCAGTTATTGAAGCGCGCGCGAACCCATATCGACGCGCGGCGGCCGCGTTTCCCGATCCCCGAGCAGCGCCACCAGGCCCTTCTCAGCTCGTTCGCCCAGGCCTGCGCGGACGGCGATCTCCACTCCATTTCGGCCATGCTGGTGCGCGACGCAAAAATGTACAGTGACGGAGGCGGCAAGGTGCGCGCGGCATTGAACCCTATTCACGGAGCGGATGCCATCAGCCGGTTCTTCCTGGGGGTTAGAGGGAAGGGGCAGCCCGGCGTGACCGTCCGCATCAAGAGTGTGAATGGGCAGCCCGCCGTCCTGGGCTATGCCGGAGACCAGCTGGTCTACATGGCGCAGGTGCGGCTGGAAGGGGATCTCATCTCGGAGATCTACATCGTCGCCAATCCCGACAAACTACCATCCGCCTGA
- a CDS encoding TolC family protein: protein MAGRFFAIRRYLAAGLCVLSPVTPMLAQQPIAPVRSTAAWGIRTYSTPTVPPVRLSNSDRLASMVRAGKLYLTVQDAIALALENSIDLEVARYGPLMAEWQLNRAKAGGTLPGVPSGASQSQSVASGQGVLGSQAAAGVSGGNSGATSRGGGNATISQVGPVTQNLDPTIKGAFTYSHRSIPQPNSVQSITSVLVQDQRVYNASIQQGLLSGGSVTLSYNSNYLNENSPSNVLNPSVAPRLALQFQHNLLRGFGVAVNSRNITVAQNGVKNSSLTFRSQVTAVVVRVLNSYYALVGNHETLKSTTAALDVAERLVTDGKRKIEVGTLSEGDLIPVQAQAATARLDLVNAQTALQQQELQLKSLLSRNGVRDPILASAQIIPVDRLVAPDQAALPPLQEMVEKAIAQRPDIALEKANLVNSEINNLGTKNGVLPSLQVFGSTTNSGLAGTARNVPGSAPPDAYFEGGLGTAVGQVFRRNFPSQAIGAFVQLPIYNRQAQADSNIGNLQIRQSQLALQKDVKQLQVDIMNATVALEQSKARYEAALKSKSLAEELLKGEQRKFELGASTPTDVVRQQRDLTTAQTAEVSSLINYTNARVLMDQTLGSVLEANHVQLAEVSAGKLTAAPSVPPVSSDQK, encoded by the coding sequence ATGGCCGGCAGATTCTTCGCGATCCGCCGCTACCTGGCGGCGGGCTTGTGTGTCCTTTCCCCGGTGACGCCCATGCTGGCGCAGCAGCCCATTGCGCCGGTCCGGTCGACGGCGGCCTGGGGCATCCGTACCTATTCCACTCCAACCGTGCCTCCGGTGCGGCTCAGCAATTCCGACCGCCTGGCCAGCATGGTGCGCGCCGGCAAGCTCTATCTGACGGTGCAGGACGCCATCGCCCTCGCCCTCGAAAACAGCATCGATCTGGAAGTGGCCCGCTATGGCCCACTCATGGCGGAGTGGCAGTTGAACCGCGCGAAAGCCGGCGGAACGCTGCCGGGTGTCCCCAGCGGTGCGTCTCAGTCGCAGTCCGTGGCGAGCGGCCAGGGTGTCCTGGGCAGCCAGGCGGCGGCCGGCGTCAGCGGCGGCAACAGTGGAGCCACCAGTCGCGGCGGCGGCAACGCCACCATCAGCCAGGTGGGCCCGGTCACGCAGAACCTCGATCCGACGATCAAGGGCGCCTTCACCTACAGCCACCGCTCCATACCGCAGCCCAACAGCGTTCAGAGCATCACGTCGGTGCTCGTCCAGGATCAGCGCGTCTACAACGCGTCGATCCAGCAGGGCCTGCTCAGCGGCGGCAGCGTCACACTGAGCTACAACAGCAACTACCTGAATGAGAACTCGCCCAGCAACGTCCTGAACCCGTCCGTGGCGCCGCGCCTGGCGCTGCAGTTCCAGCACAACCTGCTGCGTGGTTTTGGAGTCGCGGTGAACTCGCGCAATATCACCGTGGCCCAGAACGGCGTGAAGAACTCCTCTCTCACGTTCCGGAGCCAGGTGACGGCAGTCGTGGTCCGGGTGTTGAATTCCTACTACGCCCTGGTGGGCAATCACGAGACACTCAAGTCGACAACGGCCGCCCTGGATGTGGCCGAACGGCTGGTCACCGACGGCAAACGCAAGATCGAAGTCGGAACCTTGTCGGAAGGCGACCTGATTCCGGTGCAGGCGCAGGCCGCCACCGCCCGCCTCGACCTGGTGAACGCGCAGACTGCGCTGCAGCAGCAGGAGTTGCAGTTGAAGAGCCTGCTCAGCCGCAACGGCGTCCGGGATCCGATTCTGGCCTCCGCGCAAATCATCCCCGTCGACAGGCTGGTCGCGCCCGATCAGGCTGCCCTGCCGCCGCTCCAGGAAATGGTGGAGAAGGCGATCGCCCAGCGCCCGGATATCGCGCTGGAGAAGGCGAATCTGGTCAACTCGGAAATCAACAACCTGGGTACGAAGAATGGGGTGCTCCCGTCGCTCCAGGTGTTCGGCAGCACGACGAACTCCGGCTTGGCCGGTACGGCCCGCAATGTTCCGGGCAGCGCTCCGCCTGACGCATATTTCGAAGGCGGCCTGGGGACAGCCGTGGGCCAGGTGTTCCGGCGGAACTTCCCTTCGCAGGCTATCGGCGCCTTCGTTCAGTTGCCCATCTACAACCGGCAGGCTCAGGCCGATTCCAACATCGGCAATCTGCAGATCCGGCAGAGCCAGCTGGCGCTGCAGAAGGACGTGAAGCAGTTGCAGGTGGACATCATGAACGCCACGGTGGCGCTGGAGCAGTCCAAGGCCCGCTATGAAGCAGCCCTGAAGAGCAAGTCCCTGGCGGAAGAGCTGCTGAAAGGCGAACAGCGCAAGTTCGAGTTGGGCGCTTCGACACCCACCGACGTGGTCCGCCAGCAACGGGATCTGACCACGGCCCAGACGGCCGAGGTTTCCTCGCTGATCAACTACACCAACGCCCGCGTGCTGATGGACCAGACGTTGGGCTCGGTGCTCGAGGCCAACCACGTGCAGTTGGCGGAGGTCAGTGCCGGCAAGTTGACCGCGGCGCCGTCCGTGCCGCCGGTCTCCTCGGATCAGAAATAG
- a CDS encoding carboxymuconolactone decarboxylase family protein codes for MSRIEGIAPQRAGFFLRLIYRLAVKITGKITGSAVLPEPITVAALQPKLLFGTAGMEQALSSCRSVPQNLKCLASMAAARTIGCAYCIDIGPAVARLQGVPERQILELMDFETSTAFSDVERAAIRYSVAMCSTPIRVTGEVFAAVRRHFKPAQIVELTAAIAWENNRARFNHALELEPQGFSEGAYCLLPARVQSSVHAPGV; via the coding sequence ATGAGCAGAATCGAAGGCATTGCCCCCCAACGCGCCGGATTCTTCCTGCGCCTCATCTACCGCCTGGCGGTGAAGATCACTGGCAAGATCACCGGCTCCGCCGTCCTGCCGGAGCCCATTACCGTGGCGGCCCTGCAGCCCAAACTCCTATTCGGCACCGCCGGAATGGAGCAGGCGCTTTCGTCCTGCCGGTCTGTGCCGCAGAACCTGAAGTGCCTGGCTTCCATGGCCGCGGCGCGCACCATCGGCTGCGCCTACTGCATCGACATTGGCCCGGCCGTCGCCCGCCTTCAGGGCGTGCCGGAACGCCAGATCCTGGAGCTGATGGATTTCGAGACCAGCACGGCGTTCAGCGATGTGGAACGCGCCGCCATCCGCTACAGCGTGGCCATGTGTTCGACGCCGATCCGGGTGACCGGCGAGGTCTTCGCCGCCGTGCGCCGGCACTTCAAGCCGGCCCAGATCGTGGAGTTGACCGCGGCGATCGCCTGGGAGAACAACCGCGCGCGCTTCAACCACGCACTGGAACTGGAGCCGCAGGGCTTCAGCGAGGGCGCTTACTGCCTGCTGCCGGCCCGGGTACAATCATCGGTACATGCACCCGGCGTCTGA